Proteins encoded in a region of the Patagioenas fasciata isolate bPatFas1 chromosome 21, bPatFas1.hap1, whole genome shotgun sequence genome:
- the LOC139829566 gene encoding olfactory receptor 14A16-like → MSNSSSTTQFLLLPFADTRELQLLHFWLFLGIYLAALLGNGLIITTIAWDQHLHTPMYFFLLNLALLDLGCISITVPKSMNNSLWDTKVISYAGCAAQVFFFCFLFAAEYSLLTIMSYDRYVAICKPLHYGTLLGSRACVHMAAAAWATGFLYALLHMANTFSLPLCKGNALDQFFCEIPQILKLSCSGTYLRELGLMVVSVWLGFGCFVFIVVSYVQILRAVLRIPSEQGRHKAFSTCLPHLAVVSLFVSTGMFAYLKPPSISSPSLDLVVSVLYSVVPPAVNPLIYSMRNQELKDALWKLMTGFLLNL, encoded by the coding sequence atgtccaacagcagctccaccacccagttcctcctcctgccgttcgcagacacacgggagctgcagctcttgcacttctggctcttcctgggcatctacctggctgccctcctgggcaacggcctcatcatcaccaccatagcctgggaccagcacctccacacccctatgtacttcttcctgctcaacctcgccctccttgacctgggctgcatctccatcactgtccccaaatcaatgaacaactctctgtgggataccaaggtcatttcctatgcaggatgtgctgcacaggtcttctttttttgtttcttatttgctgcagaatattctcttctcaccatcatgtcctacgaccgctacgttgccatctgcaaacccctgcactacgggaccctcctgggcagcagagcttgtgtccacatggcagcagctgcctgggccactgggtttctctatgctctgctgcacatggccaatacattttcactgccactgtgcaagggcaatgccctggaccagttcttctgtgaaatccctcagatcctcaagctctcctgctcgggcacctacctcagggaacttgggcttatggtggtcagtgtctggttaggatttgggtgttttgtgttcattgtggtttcctatgtgcagatcttgagggccgtgctgaggatcccctctgagcagggtcggcacaaagccttttccacctgcctccctcacctggccgtggtctccctgtttgtcagcactggcatgtttgcctacctgaagcccccgtcgatctcctccccatccctggacctggtggtgtctgttctgtactcggtggtgcctccagcagtgaaccccctcatctacagcatgaggaaccaggagctcaaggatgccctgtggaaactgatgactggatttcttctgaacctataa